In Debaryomyces hansenii CBS767 chromosome A complete sequence, a genomic segment contains:
- a CDS encoding DEHA2D10032p (highly similar to uniprot|P32842 Saccharomyces cerevisiae YPL234C TFP3 vacuolar H+-ATPase V0 domain 17 KD subunit) — MSDSLGDEYAPAFAPFLGFAGCAAAMILSCAGAAIGTAKSGIGISGIGTFKPELIMKSLIPVVMSGILSVYGLVVSVLIAGGLSPTENYSLFNGFMHLACGLSVGFACLASGYSIGIVGDEGVRQFMHQPRLFVGIVLILIFAEVLGLYGMIIALILNTKGSG; from the coding sequence ATGTCGGATAGTTTAGGTGACGAGTACGCACCAGCATTTGCTCCATTCCTTGGATTTGCTGGATGTGCCGCAGCCATGATATTATCTTGCGCTGGAGCAGCTATTGGTACCGCCAAGTCAGGTATTGGTATTTCAGGTATTGGTACATTTAAACCAGAATTAATTATGAAATCGTTAATCCCAGTCGTTATGTCGGGTATTTTGTCTGTGTATGGGTTGGTTGTGTCTGTTTTGATAGCAGGAGGATTGTCACCAACAGAGAACTATTCACTTTTTAATGGATTTATGCATTTAGCATGCGGATTGTCCGTTGGATTTGCATGTTTGGCGTCGGGATATTCGATTGGGATTGTAGGTGATGAAGGGGTTAGACAATTTATGCATCAGCCAAGACTCTTTGTCGGTATTGTcttgattttaatttttgctGAAGTTTTGGGATTATACGGTATGATTATTGCCTTGATTTTGAACACTAAGGGTAGTGGTTAA
- a CDS encoding DEHA2D10054p (highly similar to uniprot|Q12464 Saccharomyces cerevisiae YPL235W RVB2 RUVB-like protein) → MSANTISTKVQSKDLNGLSLIAAHSHISGLGLDDNLQPKESGQGMVGQLKARKAAGVILKMIQAGKIAGRAVLVAGPPSTGKTAIAMGLSQNLGSEVPFTAIAGSEIFSLELSKTESLTQAFRKSIGIKIKEETEMIEGEVVEIQIDRSITGGHKQGKLTIKTTDMETIYELGNKMIEGLTKEKVLAGDVISIDKASGKITKLGKSFTRARDYDAMGPETKFVQCPEGELQKRKEVVHTVSLHEIDVINSRQQGFLALFSGDTGEIRSEVRDQINTKVAEWKEEGKAEIVPGVLFIDEVHMLDIECFSFINRALEDDFAPIVIMATNRGISKTRGTNYKSPHGLPMDLLDRSIIIHTAPYNADEIRTILLIRATEEEVELTGDALALLTKIGQETSLRYASNLISVSQQIALKRRSNSVDLPDIKRSYMLFLDSDRSVQYLEEFSTQFIDDSGNVTFGTNDASVKQTKGAANGEDKMETD, encoded by the exons ATG TCAGCAAAtacaatttcaacaaaagtTCAAAGTAAGGACTTAAATGGCTTGTCATTAATCGCCGCCCATTCACACATTTCAGGGTTAGGGTTAGATGACAACTTGCAGCCAAAAGAATCTGGCCAAGGTATGGTCGGCCAATTAAAGGCTAGAAAGGCTGCTGGtgtgattttgaagatgatcCAGGCCGGTAAAATTGCTGGACGTGCTGTTTTAGTGGCAGGTCCTCCATCTACTGGTAAAACTGCTATTGCTATGGGATTATCTCAAAACTTGGGTTCTGAAGTTCCATTCACTGCGATTGCTGGTTCTGAAATCTTTTCATTGGAATTATCCAAAACTGAGTCCTTAACTCAAGCCTTCCGTAAATCTATTggtattaaaattaaagaagaaaccGAGATGATCGAGGGTGAAGTTGTTGAAATCCAAATTGACAGATCAATTACCGGTGGCCATAAGCAAGGTAAATTAACTATAAAAACCACCGATATGGAAACTATCTATGAGTTAGGTAATAAGATGATAGAAGGTTTAACGAAGGAAAAGGTTTTAGCTGGTGATGTTATATCTATCGATAAAGCATCGGGTAAGATTACAAAATTAGGTAAGTCTTTCACTCGTGCAAGAGATTATGATGCGATGGGACCTGAAACAAAGTTTGTTCAATGTCCAGAAGGCGaattacaaaaaagaaaggAAGTCGTTCATACGGTTTCTTTACATGAAATTGATGTGATAAATTCAAGACAACAAGGTTTCTTAGCATTATTTTCTGGGGATACAGGTGAAATCAGATCAGAAGTTCGTGATCAGATTAATACTAAGGTTGCAGAAtggaaagaagaaggtaaGGCTGAAATAGTACCAGGTGTTTTGTTTATCGACGAGGTTCACATGTTGGACATCGAATGTTTTTCATTCATAAATAGAGCATTAGAGGATGATTTTGCTCCTATTGTAATTATGGCTACTAACAGAGGTATTTCAAAAACCCGTGGTACAAACTACAAATCCCCCCACGGTTTACCTATGGATCTCTTAGATAGATCGATTATTATTCATACTGCTCCATATAATGCTGACGAAATCAGAACTATCTTGTTGATTAGAGCaaccgaagaagaagtcgAATTAACGGGCGATGCATTAGCATTATTAACCAAGATTGGACAGGAAACTAGTTTGAGATATGCGTCTAACTTGATATCCGTATCGCAACAAATTGCTTTGAAGAGAAGAAGTAACTCTGTCGATTTACCTGATATTAAGAGAAGTTACATGTTATTCTTAGATTCTGATAGATCTGTTCAATATTTAGAAGAGTTCTCTACacaatttattgatgacaGCGGGAACGTTACATTTGGAACGAACGATGCAAGTGTTAAGCAGACTAAAGGCGCTGCTAATGGTGAAGACAAAATGGAAACTGATTAG
- a CDS encoding DEHA2D10010p (weakly similar to uniprot|Q12143 Saccharomyces cerevisiae YPL233W NSL1 Essential component of the MIND kinetochore complex) — protein sequence MSGNNDYEKLQLSKQDLRYLYGQILNNTTSKLDLHLPTSNNDPLKTKVANLLDDFIIDAFEMAKQSIMIDGYDMSGRKNPKPISELLSLKSKEKIEPFDFELNAQLRDVLEHVEQETIQVSKLRRELPSRARETYDNLISNTDKDVSTILAELDSELQQELHNDDDDETGKDDLSSMPRIDSIVEDYQQAFLILNNLKRKIPEQKSELDKLDETIQLLETAYRRQQSESGL from the coding sequence ATGAGTGGAAATAATGACTATGAGAAGTTGCAACTCTCTAAACAAGATTTGAGGTATTTATATGGCCAAATACTCAATAATACAACGTCAAAACTTGACCTTCATTTACCCACATCGAATAATGACCCTTTGAAAACGAAAGTTGCAAATTTATTGGACGACTTTATAATAGATGCATTTGAGATGGCCAAACAGTCTATAATGATAGATGGATACGATATGTCGGGTAGGAAGAACCCAAAGCCTATATCTGAGTTGTTATCTTTAAAATCGAAAGAGAAAATAGAGCCGTTTGACTTCGAGTTGAATGCACAATTACGGGATGTATTGGAGCATGTCGAACAGGAAACAATACAGGTGAGTAAGCTTAGAAGGGAATTGCCTTCTCGGGCAAGGGAGACAtatgataatttgatttctaaCACGGATAAAGATGTTTCTACAATACTAGCAGAATTGGACTCTGAATTACAACAAGAACTACATAacgacgatgatgatgaaacagGTAAAGATGATTTGTCGCTGATGCCGAGAATTGATTCGATCGTGGAGGATTACCAACAAGCATTCTTAATACTAAATAATCTCAAGAGGAAGATACCAGAGCAAAAGTCTGAGCTAGATAAACTAGACGAAACGATACAGCTCTTGGAGACAGCCTACAGGCGGCAACAAAGTGAATCTGGTTTATGA
- a CDS encoding DEHA2D10076p (similar to uniprot|P39518 Saccharomyces cerevisiae YER015W FAA2 Long chain fatty acyl-CoA synthetase), with product MTSSDVYDHGDSPYVFKPSKTPASQLIRDHLPLPEKMFKDSVSLPGTEKEGYSAIYRNKMFPGRLKEALTPELDTYYRLFKNSVLTFGDKSCLAYRKYDYVNKKSADDYSFLTYREVDEMKQRYGSGFLYLLQNNPFKNSEKFESHRKIDNHVKDYKNFDISDMSFVATIYSANRMEWVLSDLMCSSYSITNTALYDTLGADTSEYILQTTQSPVVIATKEHVMDIVNLKEKYPEKLEHVISIVCLDPLDLKNETSLSAEDQALVTACKSHRITLVDINQVMKVGEIFPTPELPPSPETLYTISFTSGTTGAHPKGVLLSQKICTAGVTFVLTQLPRIPDARSFSFLPLAHIFERQVCAFGLSCGNCIGFPQNGGTPLTLIEDLKLFKPNYMCNVPRVFTKYEAAIKSATVDHPTSTFKRGIFDKVISTKIQAQEKYDGADGSHLVYDRLFLSSIRKAFGFDNMEFIVTGSAPISPSTVKFLKATLCVGMPQGYGSTESFAGFAIGIPYEAEPGSCGSVGVTVEMKLRELPAMGYNLDDPEGPRGELLLRGPQIFKQYFHNEEETKKSFDDEGWFHTGDVARFSKNNGRLFIIDRVKNFFKLSQGEYVTPEKVENKYLSSSSILNQLYVHGDSLRHFLVGIVGIDPEGAVNFLVEKCKVSKSQLSSSEQILNEINKKENRELLVAYINSRISNQLSGFEKLHNIYVEFEPLRLDRDVVTATQKLKRPVAFKFFKPQIDVMYDEGSLVKGPKL from the coding sequence TATTTACAGAAATAAGATGTTTCCAGGACGCCTAAAGGAGGCACTTACCCCAGAATTGGATACTTACTATAGacttttcaagaattcaGTTCTCACGTTCGGGGATAAACTGTGTTTGGCGTACCGAAAATATGACTACGTGAACAAGAAAAGTGCCGATGATTACAGCTTTTTGACATACCGTGAAGTCGATGAAATGAAGCAGAGGTATGGGTCAGGGTTTCTTTACTTGTTGCAAAACAATCCGTTCAAAaatagtgaaaaattcgaGAGTCACAGAAAGATTGACAACCATGTGAAGGACTACAAGAACTTTGACATTTCTGACATGTCTTTCGTGGCCACTATCTATTCGGCCAATAGAATGGAATGGGTATTGAGTGATCTTATGTGCTCTTCATATTCGATCACTAATACTGCTTTGTACGATACTTTGGGGGCTGACACGTCAGAGTACATCTTACAAACCACACAATCGCCTGTTGTTATCGCGACTAAGGAGCACGTCATGGACATTGtcaatttgaaagaaaagtACCCCGAAAAGTTGGAACATGTCATTTCTATCGTTTGTTTAGATCCATTGGATTTGAAGAACGAGACGTCTTTGAGTGCTGAAGATCAAGCTTTGGTCACAGCATGTAAGTCTCATAGAATAACATTGGTAGATATCAACCAGGTCATGAAGGTAGGTGAAATATTTCCAACCCCTGAATTACCCCCAAGCCCAGAAACTTTGTATACTATTAGTTTTACTTCTGGTACTACCGGTGCACACCCAAAGGGTGTCTTGCTTTCCCAAAAGATATGTACAGCTGGTGTTACATTTGTTCTTACTCAACTTCCACGTATTCCCGATGCCAGATCGTTTTCATTTTTGCCGTTGGCTCATATTTTTGAGAGACAAGTTTGCGCTTTTGGTTTATCATGTGGTAATTGCATTGGGTTCCCTCAAAATGGTGGAACTCCTTTAACTTTGATAGAAGACTTGAAGCTTTTCAAGCCAAACTACATGTGTAATGTACCTAGAGTATTTACGAAATACGAGGCTGCCATCAAGAGTGCCACGGTGGATCATCCTACTTCAACTTTCAAGAGAGGTATTTTCGATAAAGTTATCAGTACCAAAATTCAAGCCCAAGAAAAATATGACGGGGCAGATGGATCTCATCTCGTCTATGACCGTTTATTCTTGAGCAGTATACGTAAGGCTTTTGGATTTGATAATATGGAATTTATTGTAACAGGATCAGCACCAATTTCTCCTTCTACTGTCAAGTTCTTGAAGGCCACTCTTTGTGTCGGTATGCCACAAGGTTATGGTTCCACTGAATCATTTGCAGGGTTTGCCATTGGTATTCCTTATGAAGCCGAACCAGGTTCCTGTGGTTCCGTTGGTGTTACCGtagaaatgaaattaagaGAATTACCAGCAATGGGATATAATTTGGACGATCCAGAAGGCCCCAGAggtgaattattattacgAGGACCACAAATTTTCAAGCAGTATTTCcataatgaagaagaaaccaAAAAGTCTTTCGACGATGAAGGCTGGTTTCATACTGGTGATGTAGCTAGATTCTCAAAAAATAACGGcagattatttattatcgaCAGAGTAaagaatttcttcaaattatcaCAAGGTGAATACGTCACCCCAGAAAAGGTTGAAAACAAATACCTCTCTTCGTCCTCAATTCTTAACCAATTATACGTCCACGGTGATTCTTTGAGACATTTCTTGGTAGGTATCGTTGGTATTGATCCTGAAGGTGCTGTTAACTTTttggttgaaaaatgtaAGGTATCAAAAAGTCAATTGTCTTCTTCAGAGCAGAttttaaatgaaatcaaCAAGAAGGAAAACAGAGAATTATTGGTTGCATATATTAACTCAAGAATCAGTAATCAATTATCAggatttgaaaaacttCACAATATCTACGTGGAATTTGAGCCATTGAGATTGGACAGGGATGTGGTTACTGCAACCCAAAAACTTAAAAGACCTGTagctttcaaatttttcaagccGCAGATTGATGTTATGTACGACGAGGGGTCATTGGTTAAAGGGCCTAAGTTATGA
- a CDS encoding DEHA2D09988p (similar to CA4939|CaIQG1 Candida albicans IQG1): MTSPIKSNVALRYLASINDSGVDTPNRLPLQPTLKYNLTPSRTKKDQTDEQDLDKLAKQLNINPTTSPSKTALLRSRFESPSVTVSSFKSPSSKSNTSATSSRSGSPVRRTPLDGDEGKTIASAFRKDAFDSSSTKGHLETPSSFKDNNKLSPLKQQINTPSPSHTPFLSSPSNNTSKDSPGNEYLCRIMALKNWLETVLQESITQKPAELISYIRNGIHLAKLANVILNSQKTVFTNDSKLQFRHTENINRFFQLLDYLNVPDLFRFELTDLYDAKNVPKVWFCLHAMSYMLNKMEPSYPQVENLVHRVDFSGEEIRTANRALVGAGLPNFSSADTSDSSPLKAGQSSYMNRALASSNKLQPLKGFKAEKKIDNENPFMERSVANDDHLVKPTNSSYSPLKKNVEHYNSSRPSTLNFHSSTLSYDIDYKSSKYYTPEVEEHIENVKKLQALARGANFRYRMFVDRIMLKSFGDELTYFVSIMRGNMSRNKTVHKHRDELLMYKYELVKLQSIIRGRLSKSSNNYDFSGCGNSSINLQSTIRGYLERKRFNTVKSAVSGSTSSVIDLQSVMKAKLIRPKATVLMKHKDSIEPSILGFQAICRGCLFKRYSKSSRIQSLSNGGGMVKLQSLIRGQVIRNDIHRKRNIISRSLSNLCDLQSIARGGISRTRLCNNVLITLIYEDSVLNTLYARVRGNNARKEIQRKKDILKENESRTILPIQSIFRGILCRFQREIRLEDLYFDIDNIIDLQSIIRGKAIRNEITSIETYYHINSDKVIRAQAIIKSNFTQRAYKSLINMKNPPLAVIQRFAYLLTDNDMDYQEEMELSDMKDKIIGKSKNNEDLELQIENSDIKLSLLDKNKITVEEFIKHKNKYKTYKPAANNAVNLQNLAKLNKSSRERIDLYQTMFYFLQTKPVYFIRLYNSMPIASKDSKFNKDLQYYITSMFPIKDSSINHHSREEFFLVKFISSMMNNDMEYNCRTISDITKCQECFWIDYLLQFNNHTYQRLHLKGIMGKSISHIIDNDELDFESDPSEIYSDVIKREIKINGSSDKPEHVTSQVAIKNTDVSDRFVKNLMHLREFSTEVFNVLEKSIERIPIHIRLLSNNAYRLSQVHFPEKSEQQHLAVAGVVFIKHYISAILQYPENFGYLAKSPFNASLYNAKAKDNLKHLSRVMLQVFSMKPFSDNYLKPLNDYVISMNGMIKKMVSRLIDVKSIEDEYELNDYDDIVTHERPKLSMKVSDMIMIEKIVSQNVDVMAPSSDDQLCDITSKLEDVINSADDFVTLTELGIVTLNLNPTTKEDSLADSKVLSLISQAKRCILYIIRIQEGSGLLELLISGIKPQHEAKFKEIVSVERKEIEEASTNVKKRPYYKTSLGNLSSLTYHELKKMALEIILKLESMGVLTRKNAFQEILNQIAIDIKTKHSQRVNRKAQLEIASKTQKKLLDKEKFLTKQLFDYNQHIDNVLSELQSKSKDKKLFNIIPVFSKQYFYHRELKKSNRLPKFGSYKYSAKKLIDQEILIDFGGLMSQRYSSSSKLDFMFSCHEVGKFTIEAATGSVNIPGAYNSVTIDQLLNLQYENKEKFELFDGMVIFDTHNLTGFIFRKFYDLRRD; the protein is encoded by the coding sequence ATGACGTCGCCTATAAAGAGTAATGTCGCTTTACGGTACTTGGCGTCGATCAATGATTCAGGTGTTGACACTCCAAATAGATTACCATTACAGCCGACTTTGAAGTACAATTTGACACCTTCAAGAACTAAAAAGGATCAGACCGATGAACAAGACTTAGACAAATTAGCAaagcaattgaatatcaaCCCAACTACTAGTCCATCGAAGACAGCTTTGCTCAGAAGTAGATTTGAATCACCTTCTGTTACtgtttcttcattcaagAGTCCCCTGAGTAAATCCAATACATCGGCCACGAGTAGCCGTAGTGGCTCTCCTGTTAGAAGAACTCCATTAGATGGAGATGAAGGTAAGACAATTGCTAGTGCTTTCAGGAAAGATGCATTTGACCTGAGCTCAACTAAAGGACATTTGGAAACACCTCTGTCGTTTAAAGATAACAACAAGTTATCTCCATTAAAACAGCAAATTAATACCCCATCTCCAAGTCATACACCATTTTTGTCTTCTCCAAGCAATAATACCTCTAAAGATTCACCAGGAAACGAGTACTTGTGTCGCATAATGGCATTAAAGAATTGGCTTGAGACAGTATTGCAAGAATCAATAACACAGAAACCGGCTGAGTTGATTTCTTATATTAGAAATGGTATTCACTTAGCTAAGTTAGCAAACgttattttgaattctcAGAAGACTGTATTCACCAACGACTCTAAATTACAATTTAGACATACTGAGAATATAAACcgattttttcaattgttggATTATTTAAATGTTCCTGATCTATTTAGGTTTGAGTTGACAGATTTATATGATGCGAAGAATGTTCCAAAGGTCTGGTTTTGTTTGCATGCAATGAGTTACATGCTCAATAAGATGGAACCTTCCTACCCACAGGTTGAGAATTTGGTTCACAGAGTGGATTTCTCAGGGGAAGAAATCAGAACTGCCAATCGAGCCTTGGTTGGTGCTGGCTTGCCTAACTTTTCAAGTGCTGACACAAGTGATTCGTCACCGTTAAAAGCCGGCCAGAGCAGTTACATGAATCGTGCTTTGGCGTCTTCAAATAAACTTCAACCTTTAAAAGGTTTTAAGGctgaaaagaaaattgataatgaaaatcCGTTCATGGAGAGATCAGTGGCTAATGATGATCATCTAGTCAAACCTACTAACTCGAGTTATTCACCGCTCAAGAAAAACGTTGAACATTACAATTCTAGTAGACCTTCAacattaaattttcattccTCAACGTTGTCTtatgatattgattataaaaGCAGCAAATATTATACCCCTGAGGTAGAAGAgcatattgaaaatgtcaAAAAGCTACAAGCTTTAGCTCGAGGAGCCAATTTCCGTTACAGAATGTTTGTTGATCGTATAATGCTTAAGTCATTTGGTGATGAATTGACttattttgtttcaattATGAGAGGAAATATGTCTCGTAACAAGACCGTACATAAGCACCgtgatgaattattaatgtACAAGTATGAACTTGTTAAATTACAGTCTATCATCAGAGGGAGACTTTCTAAATCTTCGAATAACTATGATTTTAGTGGTTGCGGAAATTCATCGATAAATTTGCAATCTACAATCCGTGGTTACTtggaaagaaaaagattcAACACTGTAAAATCTGCCGTGCTGGGAAGTACCAGCTCTGTCATTGATTTACAATCGGTCATGAAAGCTAAATTAATTCGTCCAAAAGCTACTGTGCTCATGAAACATAAAGATTCGATTGAACCATCTATCCTAGGATTTCAAGCGATTTGCCGTGGATGTTTATTCAAAAGATATTCTAAGAGCAGTCGTATTCAAAGTTTATCCAATGGTGGAGGTATGGTTAAGCTACAATCCTTGATCCGGGGTCAAGTAATTAGAAATGATATACATAGGAAACgtaatattatttccaGATCATTGTCTAATTTGTGTGATCTTCAAAGTATCGCAAGAGGTGGGATTTCTAGGACAAGGTTGTGTAATAATGTGTTGATTACTTTGATTTACGAAGATTCGGTCTTAAATACGTTGTATGCGAGAGTAAGGGGGAATAACGCCAGGAAGGAAATACAGAGAAAGaaagatattttgaaagaaaacGAAAGCAGAACTATATTACCAATTCAATCTATATTTAGAGGAATTTTATGCAGATTCCAACGGGAGATAAGGTTAGAAGACTTATACTTTGACATCGACAATATAATTGACTTGCAGTCCATTATAAGAGGAAAGGCTATTAGAAACGAGATTACTTCTATTGAAACGTACTACCATATCAATTCAGATAAAGTAATCAGAGCTCAAGCGATAATTAAGAGTAATTTCACTCAGAGAGCTTATAAATCCCTTATCAATATGAAGAACCCTCCATTGGCAGTTATACAAAGATTTGCATATTTGTTGACTGACAATGATATGGATTATCAAGAGGAAATGGAATTGTCCGACATGAAAGATAagattattggaaaatcGAAAAacaatgaagatttggaactacaaattgaaaactcCGACATTAAGTTGAGCTTATtagataaaaataaaatcactgtggaagaatttattaaacataagaataaatataaaacatATAAGCCTGCCGCTAACAATGCTGTCAaccttcaaaatttggCAAAGCTTAATAAGTCATCTAGAGAAAGAATTGATCTTTATCAAACAATGTTTTATTTCCTTCAAACGAAGCCggtatattttattaggTTGTACAACAGTATGCCAATTGCCTCCAAGGATTCCAAATTTAACAAAGATCTTCAATATTACATTACCCTGATGTTCCCCATAAAGGATTCATCTATTAATCATCATTCGAGAGaagaattcttcttggttAAATTCATTTCGAGTAtgatgaataatgatatggAATATAATTGCAGAACTATAAGCGATATTACAAAATGTCAGGAGTGTTTTTGGATAGATTATCTATTACAGTTTAACAATCATACCTACCAAAGGCTTCATTTAAAGGGTATAATGGGAAAGTCTATCTCTCACATtatagataatgatgaaCTTGACTTTGAATCTGATCCTTCTGAGATTTATTCTGATGTTATTAAAagagaaatcaaaataaatggTTCATCTGATAAACCAGAACATGTCACTTCTCAGGTTGCCATTAAAAATACTGATGTCTCGGATAGGTTTGTGAAAAACTTGATGCATTTAAGAGAATTTTCCACTGAAGTTTTCAATGTGTTGGAAAAATCTATTGAAAGAATCCCAATTCATATCAGGTtactttcaaataatgcatATCGCTTATCTCAGGTACATTTCCCCGAGAAATCAGAGCAACAGCATTTAGCAGTTGCAGGGGTTGTATTCATAAAACATTATATATCTGCTATATTACAATATCCAGAAAATTTTGGCTACTTGGCTAAAAGTCCATTTAATGCATCATTGTATAATGCTAAAGCTAAGGACAACCTCAAGCACTTGAGCAGAGTAATGTTACAAGTATTTTCTATGAAGCCATTTAGtgataattatttgaaaccCTTAAATGATTATGTTATTTCAATGAATGGTATGATTAAGAAAATGGTGTCTAGATTGATAGATGTTAAAAgcattgaagatgaatatgaattgaACGACTACGATGATATCGTAACTCATGAAAGACCTAAATTAAGTATGAAGGTAAGTGATATGATTatgattgaaaaaataGTAAGTCAAAATGTTGACGTGATGGCACCGAGTTCTGATGACCAATTATGTGATATAACCTCTAAATTAGAAGATGTCATAAATTCTGCTGATGATTTTGTGACTTTAACAGAATTGGGTATCGTaactttgaatttaaacCCAACTACGAAGGAAGATTCATTAGCAGATTCCAAGgtattatcattgatttcacAAGCAAAAAGGTgcatattatatattattagaattcaagaagGAAGTGGCTTGTTGGAGTTGCTTATTTCTGGTATCAAACCTCAACATGAAGCGAAATTTAAGGAAATTGTCAGCGTTGAAAGAAAGGAGATAGAGGAGGCCAGTACCAACGTCAAAAAGAGACCATACTATAAGACGTCATTAGgtaatttatcttcattgacATATCATGAACTAAAGAAAATGGCATTGGAAATCATCTTGAAATTAGAATCTATGGGGGTCCTAACAAGAAAGAATGCCTTCCAAGAGATTCTTAATCAGATAGCCATAGATATTAAGACAAAGCATTCTCAAAGGGTTAATCGTAAAGCTCAATTAGAAATTGCTAGCAAGACACAAAAGAAGTTActagataaagaaaaatttctaaCAAAACAACTATTTGATTACAATCAGCATATTGACAATGTTTTATCAGAATTGCAACTGAAGTCAAAGGATAAAAAGctatttaatattattccAGTCTTTAGTAAACAATACTTTTACCACAgagaattaaagaaatcaaaCAGACTTCCGAAATTTGGTTCTTACAAGTATTCCGCTAAGAAGTTAATagatcaagaaatattgattgattttggcGGTCTCATGAGCCAACGttattcatcatcatcaaaattaGATTTCATGTTCAGTTGTCATGAAGTAGGAAAGTTTACAATTGAAGCTGCTACAGGTTCTGTAAATATTCCGGGCGCTTACAATTCAGTTACtattgatcaattattgaatctCCAgtatgaaaataaagagaAATTCGAATTATTTGATGGCATGGTAATATTCGATACGCATAATTTAACTGGTTTCATTTTcagaaaattttatgatCTTAGAAGAGactaa